In Nostoc sphaeroides, the genomic window AATTTTTACACTGGTCACAAACGGAACATCCTTAAATGGTTAAATAACCCGTACTTTGAACTGATCCGCCACGATATTACCGAACCAATTCGGTTAGAAGTGGATCAAATTTATCACTTAGCTTGTCCTGCTTCACCAGTACATTACCAGTACAACCCAGTTAAAACCGTTAAAACTAACGTGATGGGAACACTCAATATGTTGGGGCTGGCTAAACGTGTGAAAGCTAGGTTTTTCTTGGCTTCAACCAGTGAAGTATACGGTGATCCAGAAGTTCATCCCCAAACTGAAGAGTATCGGGGTAGCGTCAATCCCATTGGGATACGTTCATGCTACGACGAAGGTAAAAGAATTGCTGAGACTCTAGCATTTGATTACTATAGGCAAAATAAAGTTGATATTCGAGTTGTTCGGATATTTAACACCTACGGGCCGAGAATGTTAGAAAACGATGGCCGGGTGGTGAGCAACTTTATAGTTCAAGCCTTGCGGGGTAATCCTTTAACCGTTTACGGTGATGGTTCGCAAACTCGTAGTTTCTGCTATGTTTCCGATTTAGTCGAAGGATTCATCCGCCTAATGAATAGCGACTACATAGGCCCAGTAAATCTGGGTAATCCTGGTGAATATACGATTTTGCAATTGGCACAAGCCGTGCAAAATATGATTAATCCAGACGCGCAGATTAAATTTGAGCCACTACCTTCGGACGATCCCCGGCGTCGCCAGCCTGATATCACAAAGGCAAAAACTTGGTTAAATTGGGAACCGACTATTGCTCTGCAAGAGGGGTTAAAACTAACAATAGAAGATTTTCGCGATCGCATTCAAAGCGATGTAAATAATTCAACCACCTGAGTAGCGCTTAGAGTTGCTCTAAATTTCATGCAAGCTCACCCTATCGGTAGCTAGTATGCTTAGTGGCTGAGTTGAGTGCCAATGTCTAAGTGTCATATTGATACTTCTTTTAAAAAACTAACCCCAAAAAAAGTGAGGAGTTAAAAAATGCGTGTTTGCGTGATTGGTACTGGTTACGTTGGTTTAGTTACAGGTGCTTGTTTGGCTCATATTGGGCATGATGTAATTTGCGTAGACAATAACGAAGAAAAAGTTAAGTTAATGAAGTCTGGGCAGTCCCCAATTTTTGAGCCGGGACTCTCAGAAATTATGCAATCTGCCATTCAAGCAGAGAAAATTCATTTTACTAGCGATCTGGCTGCTGGAGTTGCCCACGGAGAAGTTCTGTTTATTGCTGTAGGAACGCCACCTTTACCGACTGGTGAAAGTGATACTCGTTATGTTGAAGCTGTAGCCCGTGGGATTGGAGAAAATCTCAATGGTGGTTATAAAGTCATAGTGAATAAATCTACAGTGCCCATTGGCTCAGGTGACTGGGTACGGATGCTGGTTCTAGATGGTGTTGCTGAACGGCAGAAAACATTAGTACCCGCAGGTGGGGTTGCGAGTAATGAAAAATTACCTGAGTTTGCAGCCGAGTTTGATGTAATCAGCAATCCAGAGTTTTTGCGCGAAGGTTCGGCAGTTCACGACACCTTCAACCCCGATCGCATTGTACTAGGAGGCAATAGTCAAAGAGCAGTAGGCTTAATGCGACAACTCTATGCCCCAATTGTAGAACGCAAGTACGCTGTTGATCAATCTTTACCCCCTGTGCCAATTTTGGCAACAGACCTGAGTTCGGCGGAGATGATTAAATACGCCGCTAATGCTTTTTTAGCCACTAAGATTAGTTTTATTAACGAAGTTGCTAATATTTGCGATCGCGTCGGTGCTGATGTCACCCAAGTAGCTAAAGGTATCGGTCTAGACTCCCGCATTGGTAACAAATTTTTACAAGCTGGTATTGGTTGGGGTGGTTCTTGTTTTCCTAAAGATGTCTCCGCCCTGATTCACACTGCTGATGATTATGGCTATGAAGCCCAATTACTTAAATCTGCTGTCAGCGTCAACGAACGCCAGCGATTGATTGCTTTAGAAAAACTCCAAAAAGTTCTGAAAATTCTCAAAGGCAAAACAATCGGACTACTCGGACTGACCTTCAAGCCCGATACCGACGACTTACGCGATGCTCCAGCCCTTAACCTAATTGAGCAGCTAAACCGACTGGGAGCCAAAGTTAAAGCCTTTGACCCCATTGTTTCCCAAACAGGTTTACGTCATGGGCTTTCTGGTGTACTAGTAGAAACCGATGCCGAAAGACTAGCTGACGGTTGCGATGCCTTAGTACTCGTCACTGAATGGCAGCAGTTCAGCACTCTCGACTATGTGAAGATGGCAAAATTGATGGCTCACCCCGTTATCATCGACGGTCGGAACTTCCTCGACCCGGAAGCAATGATCCGGGCTGGATTCCAATATGTAGGGGTGGGAAGATAGAGAGTTAGGAGTTAGGAGTTAGGAGTTAGGAGTTAGGAGTTAGGAGTTAGGAGTTAGGAGTTAGGAGTTAGGAGTTAGGAATAATCAATAACAAAGTACCGCCTAGAATATTCTAGGCGGTATTTAATTTTTATAAAGTTTTATATCAAATTTGGGTAATTACTTGTAATAAAATTCAATACGGTTCAGGTTGTGTAGGTTGGGTTGAGGAACGAAACCCAACATTTCCGGGGTTTTGTTGGGTTGCGCTTTGCTTAACCCAACCTACAATTTTCTACAAAGCCAAGCATATTAGATTACAAGTGTTTAACTGAACCTGATATTACGCAAAGCCGATCGGGAAAACCTTACTTGGCGTTTTTGCGTGTTTAATTTCTGCTCAAGCGCTATTTGGGATACGTTCAATTTCAGCATATCCACTGAAAATAAGTTTTTGACCTTCAGTTTCTAATCGGTTGAGCCGCATTTTCACTCCATCGAGGTCAAAACGATCAAGATCGACCATATTATCTAAAATTTCTACCAGCGCCACGCTCAAGGTTTGCGAGATTTCCCGTTGTGCTTCTGGCACTTGGTCAAGTTGAATTTTCGGATCTTTAAAAGAAACTCGCCGCCGCCTTTCAATGCCTATAGTTAAAATCATGCTCAGAGGAACTAGTTCGCCATTATTTAAATCTGCTTTTGCTACAAGCTGTAAGCGATTTCCTGGCAATAGCTGTACCTGAACTTCCGTAAAGGAGACTGGTTCACCGCCAGATAATTCTGTTAGTGATGGTACGGTGAGGTTAAGCAGGCGCTTTTTCACCAGTTCCGCCCTGAAGGCTTGGTTTATCCCTGCTTCTGATAAAATTACTTGAGCGATCGCTTGAGTAGGTTGCTTAAGACTGAGTTTGCCACTTAAAACCGAGCCGAAGTCAATGGCTACCGCATCGGTTTCAAAAGACATCTCCTCTACCGCGAAATCTTTCCGAATCACCAAGCCACGACCGCTCATTTTGAAGCTATCAATGCTGCCTTGCAAGAGCTTGCTGGAGGGATAGCAGCGCACAAAGACTTCTACTGACTCGCTTTGGCTAAACAGGTGGCGAATCGTTTGGCTAGCGACAGTGTTGAGCATCCGCTCTCCCCAATCTGTGCCTTTAGGATCTTGTAAACCAGTAAGTCCGCCGAACATGTGGTTTTGGGTCTCTAGAAGTTCTTTGTACTTTTGTAACAAACTGTGAAGAATACAGCAAGCGATCCCGCGATTAATTATGCTGATGGGTAGGTATAGGATGGCTGATGGTTGACACCTAAGTGTATTCTATATTA contains:
- a CDS encoding UDP-glucuronic acid decarboxylase family protein, producing the protein MRILVTGGAGFIGSHLIDRLMTDGHEVICLDNFYTGHKRNILKWLNNPYFELIRHDITEPIRLEVDQIYHLACPASPVHYQYNPVKTVKTNVMGTLNMLGLAKRVKARFFLASTSEVYGDPEVHPQTEEYRGSVNPIGIRSCYDEGKRIAETLAFDYYRQNKVDIRVVRIFNTYGPRMLENDGRVVSNFIVQALRGNPLTVYGDGSQTRSFCYVSDLVEGFIRLMNSDYIGPVNLGNPGEYTILQLAQAVQNMINPDAQIKFEPLPSDDPRRRQPDITKAKTWLNWEPTIALQEGLKLTIEDFRDRIQSDVNNSTT
- a CDS encoding UDP-glucose dehydrogenase family protein; amino-acid sequence: MRVCVIGTGYVGLVTGACLAHIGHDVICVDNNEEKVKLMKSGQSPIFEPGLSEIMQSAIQAEKIHFTSDLAAGVAHGEVLFIAVGTPPLPTGESDTRYVEAVARGIGENLNGGYKVIVNKSTVPIGSGDWVRMLVLDGVAERQKTLVPAGGVASNEKLPEFAAEFDVISNPEFLREGSAVHDTFNPDRIVLGGNSQRAVGLMRQLYAPIVERKYAVDQSLPPVPILATDLSSAEMIKYAANAFLATKISFINEVANICDRVGADVTQVAKGIGLDSRIGNKFLQAGIGWGGSCFPKDVSALIHTADDYGYEAQLLKSAVSVNERQRLIALEKLQKVLKILKGKTIGLLGLTFKPDTDDLRDAPALNLIEQLNRLGAKVKAFDPIVSQTGLRHGLSGVLVETDAERLADGCDALVLVTEWQQFSTLDYVKMAKLMAHPVIIDGRNFLDPEAMIRAGFQYVGVGR
- a CDS encoding DUF2993 domain-containing protein, with the translated sequence MFGGLTGLQDPKGTDWGERMLNTVASQTIRHLFSQSESVEVFVRCYPSSKLLQGSIDSFKMSGRGLVIRKDFAVEEMSFETDAVAIDFGSVLSGKLSLKQPTQAIAQVILSEAGINQAFRAELVKKRLLNLTVPSLTELSGGEPVSFTEVQVQLLPGNRLQLVAKADLNNGELVPLSMILTIGIERRRRVSFKDPKIQLDQVPEAQREISQTLSVALVEILDNMVDLDRFDLDGVKMRLNRLETEGQKLIFSGYAEIERIPNSA